The region CTCGTCCCGGCGTTCCTTGGTAGGCCGGTGAGCCTCTCTCACCTGGAGTCCAGCTCTGTCGgcgcctttctttctttctttctttctcatcATGCATGGTCTGATTGAACTTGCTCCGAAACTCATGCGAGGCTTCATAACGCTCACTACATTGGTCCTCCTTCCCGGTTAGCAATGAGGTGTTTCTACGCTTGCTAGCAGACATGAGATCGGCATAAGGTGGTGTTTGTTGGCCATTTTTCTCATTTGCAGGGATCATTGTCTGTGTTTGCTTCAATCGATGCTTTGTGTCTGCCTCAGGGATGTTGACATATGGCTCAACCTTGCCAGAGAATTGAGGTTTTCTTCTCAGGTCTGAGGGGGAAGTTTTGACCAGGTTGGTAGGCGCAAATATACGTGAGGAGGAAGATGCAGACAAATCTTTAAAAGAGGCGGGGCAGGACAGCGAGTGAGGCAGCTGGTAGCTTTGGCTCTGGTCGGGCTGCTCTTCCAAGGGTTTGTCTTTGGAGAAGGTCACGGAGGGACCCTCCTTTTGGTAGACCATGTTTAAGAAGGGCCCACTCTCATCCATTCTGGGTTTACAACCAGTCCAAGAGGAATGGGAAAGTTTCAAATTATGGCACACTAGATGCTTGGAAGTCATTGGACCGTCTCATGGAGCCTGATGAAAGTCAAACTGAAAAATGAGATCCAAAAACACATTAGAATCCttactttaaagggatacttgacttatttagtcattttcagcagtaggAAAATAAGTTTGTGTCtttgattaatgtgataacttcattatttttcatgtacaattgatGCCTTTGAAgcatattttgccacttgccatgCTCCGTAAccgtaacgaccaatcatagctcagtttTCAAGGGATTAACTGAAAAAATAGATCCCTAATGTCAGAATGAAGAAATTAAATACCATCACTCACTTTATAATATTTGCAGTAGTGTTTTGGGATTCATACGGTTCAAATCGGCTAAACAAGCTCATTGAGGTCTCCTGTGCTCAATTACCacataaaatgttgaattttacaatgacaaaaatgaaaaattatacaACCACACCTTTATCCATCGTAAATGTCTTTGTACCCTTGCCATTTGACTTCAGGGAACATATTATGCATTTCCAGCGCTGGAAAACTTATAATTATCTTGGATGGTCAATTGTGGAAGATGGCAGGAATTTCTTGACAGTGCTATGCAGAGAAATGTGTACATTTACTCACCCAAATTGTCATAAATGACCCGCTGTCTTGTGAAGAAATTATTTTGAGTGTGTTACGTGCGTCATCTGCCTCCTGCAAGcaactgtatgtactgtacttcaaaaaacgtttgtttctctGATTGCCTCTTTCCCCACGCTGGTCTCTTTAAGGCGTCAAGCCAAAGCATCATAATGTGATTATTGGTCTCCAAAGAGCAGTAGACTAGACGAACCTCCTAATCCAGATTAGTTTTGGAGTAGTTGACAGTGCTGTTCATCCTGTCAACGTCAAAAGACAAGAGGGATCGAGTGCGAACACTTACTTAATCGCACCTGTATTGCATGTTCTTACTTTAAATTAAAACGTAGATTTATCATTTGGTTACGTGtacaactgcactgcatcatataGGGCGACATGCTTCTAATATTCGTCTGAAAATAAATGCACTAAAATGTACGTTAGTTTGGTGCAGTGCAATTCCTCATTAGATAGACTGGCAAAGTGCAAATTTAATTCACACGGGTGAGCATTTAATAGGTGTTTTACTTTACTACTATCATttccggttttattttgaatgatgTGGGATTTTACACCGGAAATTAGGAGTACGCACTGTTGTTTGCTTGGTACTTGAACCGTTTGGGTTTTATTTTTCACTGCTGAGCGAATTTAACCAAGCGCAGGTGGAAATGTCGTTCTGTTCCTTCTACGGTCGGGAGGTTTATAAAGATCATTTCAAGCCAGGTGCTGTTACGACTTGGGCTACTTTACTCGATGTTTTATCGTAATTTGTTGCCATTTAGAACTCTTTCACTTTAAGACGTCAACGGTGGCGAGCTAGCCGGTTAGCCAAGCTACAGTTGTCTTCAACTGTATTTGTAAATTCCTCGACAGCTATTCGAGTTAAATATTATCGATATGTGTGACATAACAGAAAAGTTGTCTTTGGTGGTGTAATTAAGACTActtacaaagaaaacaaacaacaacaacaactatgaACTTTTGTAAGAAACTGGAGGTTGCACAACCCTTACAAAACATCCGGTACTTCTCTAAACTAAATGGCCACACACGATAAATTGCACCCCAAATGTCGTCATTGTCCTTGCACCCCAAATGTCGTCATTGTCCTTGCACCCGTTTTCTGTTTGAGATTGTTGCCTTGGGCATTAGGTGGGGTACACCAGGTTGGATTGGTTGCCGGTCCGTCACATCATAGAGCACAAATTGCGCATTCAGACTCACCAGTTGACACATAAAGATTATTGAGAGTGAACAGTGAACTGAACAGGCTTGTGCAATGAAGCTGGCGAAAACCCATGTGAAGTCTGCTCAGGAAAACAGGAACAGAGATTAGAACCCCGAACCTCAGAACCCCAAGGCAAATGTCACCGGATTGATGTCACCATTATAACAGCTAAAATAGCAATTTCTAAGATTGTATATCTGTATAATCCTAATGGGATAAGAAAAGTACTGTAAAGTCATTTAGTGACATACAAATCCTCTCTTGTCATCCTGTAGGAGTTTACGCATGCGCCAAGTGTGATCACCATCTTTTCTCCAGCCGCTCCAAGTATGAGCATTCGTCTCCCTGGCCCACTTTCACGGAGACCGTTCACCAAGACAGCGTGGCCAAACGCCAGGAGAGACCTGGCGCCTTCAAGGTATAATCACAAGAACACTACAGCTGTCATAATTACCAATAATTAATCAATCTTTATTAACCAACTATTTTGGTAGTCATTTAATTGTTTAGCTCTGtggtttaaataaaaataaaaataaaatccaattcTTCTGACTTCAACCGCTCTCCACTAAAATTCTCTTGATTTATGTATACCATggtgaaagcagactgattatatTTTGAGTTTAATCATAAGAAATCATAGTAAACACCAGCTTTTACTTGGGAAAACgatcaatattttttcctatttCCTGATACTGTTCAAACCAGTAACGGAACCATA is a window of Vanacampus margaritifer isolate UIUO_Vmar chromosome 2, RoL_Vmar_1.0, whole genome shotgun sequence DNA encoding:
- the msrb1a gene encoding methionine-R-sulfoxide reductase B1-A yields the protein MSFCSFYGREVYKDHFKPGVYACAKCDHHLFSSRSKYEHSSPWPTFTETVHQDSVAKRQERPGAFKVSCGKCGNGLGHEFVDDGPAKGVSRFUIFSSSLKFIPKDKVDGQ